The DNA window CATGTGCAGTATCGCAAGGGGGGCTTCCACAGCCGGGCTCTCCTGGCCTACTCCCAGCTCTCGGATGCCGGGGATCTCAACCGGGCCCTCGGGCGACCGAAGAACAAGCCGATCGCCGACAAGATGCTCGGCGCCTACGCGGAGGTCGCCTACGACATCTGGCCCCTGTTGTTCGGAAACGAACAGAAGGCCCTCGAGCCCTTCCTGCGGGTGGAATACGTCGACACCCAATACGAGGTACCGAGCGGTTATTCGGCCAACCGCCAGCGTGCGTACTGGGTCTATACCCCGGGAATCAATCTCTACTTGCACCCGAACGTGGTGCTGAAACTCGAGTATCGAAACCTCAATGCACAGGGCGGCACGTTGCCAGACGAGCTCTCCCTCGGGATGGGATTTGCGTTCTAGACGGGTCGCACTCGGCTTGCTTTTCTTCGTCGCTGTCGGCAGCCTGCCGGCGGCGGCCGAGGTGTTTGCCTCCAAGCAGGAGGCGCTCGCCACCGCGTTCCCCCAGGCCGACCGTGTCGAGCACCGCTCCGAGGTCCTCGACGACGCCCAGGCCGAGCAGATCGAGCAACTGGCGCGCTCGGCTCTCGAGAGCCGGCTCGTGACCCTCTACACGGCCTGGAAGGACGACCGGGTGGAGGGCTACGCCTTCATTGATGTCCACACGGTCCGCACCCAGCCCGAGGCTTTTCTCGTGGTGCTCAGCCCGGAAGGCCAGGTACGCTCCGTCCGCATGCTCGCCTTCTATGAGCCCCCGGAATACCGCCCCCCGAATCGCTGGCTCGAGCAGTTCAAGGCGCGCCGTGTCGCATGGCTGCGGGCCGACCGGGCGGCCGGTGGGGAGATCCACGGCATCGCCGGCTCGACGCTCTCCTCCCGCGCCGTCACCGGCGGTGTCCGGCGTTCGCTCGCCTTCTACCAGCTCCTTGTCAGCCCCAGCAGTGCCGAGGTAGCCACCCGCGAAACGGCCTCACAGAGTGCCGCCGGCGGTGGGGGACGTTAGGCCCGTTGCGCTTCGTCGTCACCGGCGAGTGGAGCCGAAACCGGCTGCTCCAGACGATCGTCGTGCTCTACGTGGTGTACGTGTTCGGCCTGTGGCTGACCAACTTCGGGCTCTACTTCAGCAAGATGGACCTCAGCTACGTCTCCGTCGTGGAATACTACCTGGGAGCCGAAGAGCGCTTCCTCCAACCGCGCAGCTACCAGGGGCTGCTCGAAGTTTCCCACTTTCACTTCTTCGCGATGGGCATGCTGCTGCTCGTGCTCACCCATCTCATGCTCTTCGTGCCCTTGAAGAACTCGACCAAGGCCTGGTTGATCGTCCTTCCCTTCGTCTCGGCGTTCGCGGAGGAAGGCGCGAGCTGGCTGATCCGCTTCGCTCACCCGGGCTTCGCCTATCTGAAGATCGCGAGTTTCCTGCTCCTGCAGGCAAGCATGCTCGCGTTGATGACGATCTCCCTCTGGTCGGTCTTCGCCGCGAAATCCGGGAACTACAAGAGCGGCGAGAACCCCTGAGGTTCGGCCCATGCCGCACGTCCCCTTCGGGTTTGCAGCCTTCGGGCTCGCAGCCCTGGCGGCCAGCGTGCTCGGCTGCGCACACCCGGCCACCTCCGTTCGTGTTTCCGATGGACGACCGGCCATGGGGACGATCCTCGAGATCACTCTCTACACCACCGACGCCGAAGCGGGACGCTTGCTGGTCGACCGTCTCTACCGGCGGGTTGCCGAGCTGGAAGCGGAGCTGACCACCTGGGATCCGACGAGCGCGACGAGCCGCCTGAATGCCGCGGCCGGAACCGAACACCTACCCGTGCCTCCCGCACTCCGAGCACTTCTCTCGTTGGGCGTGCGGGCCGCTCGGGAGACCGACGGTGTATTCGATGTGAGCGTCGCCCCGCTGATGACCCTTTGGCGTCAGGCGGGGGAGCGCGGGCGCATTCCGGTGATCGGCGAGATCGATGCGGCACGAGGTCGCATCGGCTCAGAGCGGATCGAGATCGATCGGGACACGGCCGCCCTCGAGCCGGAGATGGCCGTCTCCTTCGACGGTGTCGCCAAGGGCTGGGCCCTCGACCGGCTCGGGGAGATGCTCGCAGATGCGGGGATCGAACGGGCGCTGCTCGATTTCGGAGGCAGCAGTTGGCTGGCGCGAGGTGCCCCGCCGAATGCAGCCGGTTGGTGGGTCCTGATTGCTGACCTGGCCGGCCGCCGGCATCTCGCCGTGTTGAAGGACGAGAGTCTGTCGGTCTCGGAGAGCCTCGGCCAGGGCATCGAAATCGACGGGCGCTTCTTCAGCCATGCAATCGATCCACGCAGCGGTTGGCCCGTGGAAACGCGACGTCTGGCGGCCGTGCGCGCGAAGCTCGGCGCCGAAGCGGAAATCTGGAGCACTGCTCTCCTGATCTTCTCCGAAGAAGAAGGCCGACGGCGAATCGAAGCAAGAGAAGATCTCGAGGCCCTGTGGATCGAGGCCGACGGACGCGTCCACGGCACCGAAGGCTTTGGCTTGGAATGGGCGGCAGGCCACCACGGAAGCGACAGGCCATGAGGGCTGCCCTCGACACATGTTTTCGTGCCGGGCTGCGTCTCGCGTGGCTGGGGCTCCGAGTGTACTTCGCTGTCTTCCACCCCACGGTGAGAGCCAGTGTGGTGCTGGTTCATTGGGATGGGAAATTGCTGCTCGTGACGAACTCCTACCGGAAGGGCCACGGGTTTCCGGGTGGCATGCTCAGATGGCGCGAAGATCCTCGCGACGGTGCATGCCGTGAGTTGGAGGAAGAGGTCGGGATCACAGCCTCCCGGGATCAACTGCATCCCCTTGGACTCTTCTTGCGAAAGGAATGGGGTGCCGAGATCCAGATGCACGCTTTCAGCCTGGACGTCGACGAGGAACCCAGCTTCGAGATCGATCACCGGGAAGTGGTTGCGGCGGAATTCCATTCGATCGATGACGCCGCCGAGAGGCTTCCGGAATCCCACGAGATGATCAGGCACTTCGCGGAAGAGACGAGCATGTTGGTAAGGTCCCGAGCCGAGGACACATGATGCCGACCCATTCCCCGTCGATCGCGTCC is part of the bacterium genome and encodes:
- a CDS encoding FMN-binding protein — its product is MRSRRVALGLLFFVAVGSLPAAAEVFASKQEALATAFPQADRVEHRSEVLDDAQAEQIEQLARSALESRLVTLYTAWKDDRVEGYAFIDVHTVRTQPEAFLVVLSPEGQVRSVRMLAFYEPPEYRPPNRWLEQFKARRVAWLRADRAAGGEIHGIAGSTLSSRAVTGGVRRSLAFYQLLVSPSSAEVATRETASQSAAGGGGR
- a CDS encoding FAD:protein FMN transferase, whose product is MPHVPFGFAAFGLAALAASVLGCAHPATSVRVSDGRPAMGTILEITLYTTDAEAGRLLVDRLYRRVAELEAELTTWDPTSATSRLNAAAGTEHLPVPPALRALLSLGVRAARETDGVFDVSVAPLMTLWRQAGERGRIPVIGEIDAARGRIGSERIEIDRDTAALEPEMAVSFDGVAKGWALDRLGEMLADAGIERALLDFGGSSWLARGAPPNAAGWWVLIADLAGRRHLAVLKDESLSVSESLGQGIEIDGRFFSHAIDPRSGWPVETRRLAAVRAKLGAEAEIWSTALLIFSEEEGRRRIEAREDLEALWIEADGRVHGTEGFGLEWAAGHHGSDRP
- a CDS encoding NUDIX hydrolase, which encodes MRAALDTCFRAGLRLAWLGLRVYFAVFHPTVRASVVLVHWDGKLLLVTNSYRKGHGFPGGMLRWREDPRDGACRELEEEVGITASRDQLHPLGLFLRKEWGAEIQMHAFSLDVDEEPSFEIDHREVVAAEFHSIDDAAERLPESHEMIRHFAEETSMLVRSRAEDT